TTTTGCTCTGGCTATTGAATAGGGGTGGGCCGTATGAGTGTTTGAGGGGGAAGGTAGAGGTGACGAGTACGCCGATAGTGCCACACGAGGGGAAGGACAAGGTTTAGTTTGTTACGTTGGAGGAGAAGACTACTGTGCTGAacttttggtttctttCTGTTGATGTGCCTGGTGAAGTGGACTTGCAGgagttgatgaaaaagtATGATGGGGAGACCAAGACGCAGGGGGAGAACGATGTCAAGACATATAAGGTGGTTGTGCCACCGAAGtatttggtggtggtgttggaGGGTGTGGGGGTGGTAAAGTTGCCCAGCGTGTTGGATGTGAGTGGGACAAAGTACGAGATGGTTTCGGCGATCAAGAAGAGTAGCGGGTGGGCAGTTTCGTTGAGAAGTGAAAGTGGCTGGGTGCTGATTGAGGATCTACAGGTAAAGTCGCAAAGTTCTGAGTTGTTATTTCTAGACAAGAACTATATAGTTGTGTGGAGGTTAAGTAGGGAGTAGGAGCGGCTAAGCAAAGCATGTTTGGTACACACTATTTTTCCAAGTCTTGTAGAGCTTAAGAGCTGGTTGATGACGATTATGTAGCCAGCGAGTTTGAGGTTGATTATGGGGTGGTCGTACGATTCTAGCA
This genomic stretch from Candida albicans SC5314 chromosome 1, complete sequence harbors:
- a CDS encoding uncharacterized protein (Ortholog of Candida albicans WO-1 : CAWG_00007), whose product is MKKYDGETKTQGENDVKTYKVVVPPKYLVVVLEGVGVVKLPSVLDVSGTKYEMVSAIKKSSGWAVSLRSESGWVSIEDLQVKSQSSELLFLDKNYIVVWRLSRE